The following coding sequences are from one Streptomyces venezuelae window:
- a CDS encoding S8 family peptidase yields the protein MATHKRARTMKLSAAIATAATAVGVTVFATSFAGASTPAEGKVYGLDAKGAVAGSYIVMLDEKADKSAKADLAEEYGGELKRNYSSAINGFSAKGLTETEAKRLAADPTVGKVVQSKKFTIDATQDNPPSWGLDRIDQADTAGDKKYTYPDAAGEGATAYVIDTGVRVSHKDFGGRATSGFDAIDNDDNADDGNGHGTHVAGTIAGDAHGVAKKAKIVAVRVLDDQGSGTTEQVVAGIDWVTKNHKGPSVANMSLGGGADEALDAAVQKAIDSGVTFAVAAGNESTDASQGSPSRVKDAITVASSTKDDEQSDFSNYGSVVDIYAPGSDITSAWNTGDDATNTISGTSMATPHVVGAAAVYVAAHPDAKPADVAKALTDGATPDKISNPSEGTPNKLLKVVE from the coding sequence ATGGCAACTCACAAGCGTGCCCGCACGATGAAGCTCTCCGCCGCGATAGCCACCGCCGCCACCGCGGTCGGTGTCACCGTCTTCGCGACCTCCTTCGCCGGCGCGAGCACCCCCGCCGAGGGCAAGGTGTACGGCCTCGACGCCAAGGGCGCCGTCGCCGGCAGCTACATCGTGATGCTCGACGAGAAGGCCGACAAAAGCGCCAAGGCCGACCTCGCCGAGGAGTACGGCGGCGAGCTGAAGCGGAACTACTCCTCCGCGATCAACGGCTTCTCCGCCAAGGGCCTGACCGAGACCGAGGCCAAGCGTCTCGCCGCCGACCCGACCGTCGGCAAGGTCGTCCAGTCGAAGAAGTTCACCATCGACGCCACGCAGGACAACCCGCCGTCGTGGGGCCTGGACCGCATCGACCAGGCGGACACCGCCGGGGACAAGAAGTACACCTACCCCGACGCCGCCGGCGAGGGTGCGACCGCGTACGTCATCGACACCGGCGTCCGCGTCAGCCACAAGGACTTCGGTGGCCGCGCGACCTCCGGCTTCGACGCCATCGACAACGACGACAACGCCGATGACGGCAATGGCCACGGCACGCACGTCGCGGGCACCATCGCCGGTGACGCGCACGGCGTCGCCAAGAAGGCGAAGATCGTCGCCGTCCGCGTCCTGGACGACCAGGGCTCGGGCACGACCGAGCAGGTCGTCGCGGGCATCGACTGGGTCACCAAGAACCACAAGGGCCCCTCGGTCGCCAACATGAGCCTCGGCGGCGGCGCGGATGAAGCGCTCGACGCGGCCGTCCAGAAGGCGATCGACTCCGGCGTCACCTTCGCGGTGGCCGCGGGCAACGAGTCGACCGACGCCTCCCAGGGCTCCCCGTCCCGCGTGAAGGACGCCATCACGGTCGCCTCCTCCACCAAGGACGACGAGCAGTCTGACTTCTCCAACTACGGCTCCGTCGTGGACATCTACGCCCCGGGCTCGGACATCACCTCCGCCTGGAACACCGGTGACGACGCCACCAACACGATCTCCGGTACGTCGATGGCCACCCCGCACGTCGTCGGCGCCGCCGCCGTCTACGTCGCCGCCCACCCGGACGCCAAGCCCGCGGATGTCGCCAAGGCGCTGACCGACGGTGCGACCCCGGACAAGATCTCCAACCCGAGCGAGGGCACGCCCAACAAGCTCCTGAAGGTCGTCGAGTGA
- a CDS encoding DUF1697 domain-containing protein — translation MAIKTYAALLRGINVSGHKRVPMAELRTLVEGLGHGGVRTHLQSGNAVFTAERTDEETLAAGLRAAIEEHFGFTVDVLVRDHAYLKAVVDACPFPAADLEPKQLHVTYFSGPVDPSRFSSVDEPAYLPEEFRLGDRVLYLYAPDGLGRSKLADVLARPRLTKGLVATSRNWNTVTRLEEMTRA, via the coding sequence ATGGCGATCAAGACCTACGCGGCGCTGCTGCGCGGCATCAACGTGAGCGGACACAAGAGGGTGCCGATGGCCGAGCTGCGTACCCTCGTCGAGGGGCTCGGGCACGGCGGCGTACGGACACATCTGCAGAGCGGCAACGCGGTCTTCACGGCGGAACGCACCGACGAGGAGACACTGGCCGCGGGCCTGCGCGCCGCGATCGAGGAGCACTTCGGCTTCACCGTCGACGTCCTCGTCCGCGACCACGCGTACCTGAAGGCGGTGGTGGACGCCTGCCCGTTCCCCGCGGCGGACCTGGAGCCGAAGCAACTGCACGTCACGTACTTCTCCGGACCGGTGGACCCGTCCCGCTTCTCCTCCGTCGACGAACCGGCGTACCTGCCGGAGGAGTTCAGGCTCGGCGACCGCGTCCTGTACCTGTACGCCCCCGACGGCCTCGGTCGCTCCAAGCTCGCGGATGTCCTCGCGCGGCCCCGCCTGACCAAGGGCCTCGTCGCCACCTCCCGCAACTGGAACACGGTCACCCGGCTGGAGGAGATGACCCGTGCCTGA
- a CDS encoding DUF4440 domain-containing protein — MSDRTPAVEAAIEAELRLLDPDVRVSPELFGALLHPEFTEFGASGTRWDRASIVRVLTASEDPGAAPVTTSRMRGVQLADDLVHLTFDTDSGGRRAHRSSLWRRTDSGWQLWFHQATPFSDAAE; from the coding sequence GTGTCCGACCGCACGCCTGCCGTCGAGGCGGCCATCGAAGCGGAACTGCGCCTCCTGGACCCCGATGTGCGCGTGTCGCCCGAGCTCTTCGGGGCGCTCCTGCACCCGGAGTTCACCGAGTTCGGTGCCTCGGGCACGCGGTGGGACCGCGCGTCGATCGTGCGGGTCCTCACGGCGTCCGAGGACCCCGGCGCCGCCCCCGTCACGACCTCCCGCATGCGCGGTGTCCAACTGGCAGACGACCTGGTGCACCTGACCTTCGACACGGACAGCGGCGGCCGCCGCGCCCACCGCAGTTCCCTGTGGCGCCGCACGGACAGCGGCTGGCAGCTCTGGTTCCACCAGGCCACGCCGTTCAGCGACGCAGCGGAGTGA
- a CDS encoding GNAT family N-acetyltransferase, giving the protein MTPELRSERLSLSPYVATDEADFVALFQDEAVGRWFGDGMQSEAEDRALFGRIFTLIYAEERFPVWAVRHEGRYVGHAEVKPSPETWLDGTEIVYGLARDAWGQGLGTELAELLTSYGHETLGLTEVHATVDAGNASSLSVLTRLGYVQVREIPEGDGRVTLHLVSRRPAPPVTPLRR; this is encoded by the coding sequence GCTCCGAACGCCTCTCGCTCTCCCCCTACGTCGCCACCGACGAGGCTGACTTCGTCGCGCTCTTCCAGGACGAGGCCGTGGGTCGCTGGTTCGGGGACGGCATGCAGAGCGAGGCGGAGGACCGTGCCCTGTTCGGCAGGATCTTCACGCTCATCTACGCCGAGGAGCGCTTCCCCGTCTGGGCGGTCCGGCACGAGGGGCGTTACGTCGGCCACGCCGAGGTCAAGCCGTCCCCGGAGACCTGGCTCGACGGCACCGAGATCGTCTACGGCCTGGCGAGGGACGCCTGGGGCCAGGGGCTCGGGACGGAGCTCGCGGAGCTGCTCACCTCGTACGGGCACGAGACGCTGGGCCTGACCGAGGTCCATGCGACGGTCGACGCGGGCAACGCCTCTTCCCTCTCCGTCCTCACCCGCCTCGGCTACGTACAGGTCCGCGAGATCCCGGAGGGGGACGGCAGGGTCACCCTGCACCTCGTCTCCCGCCGTCCCGCGCCGCCCGTCACTCCGCTGCGTCGCTGA